The Natronoarchaeum mannanilyticum genome includes the window TCGGGCGGCGAGTCGGTCGTCGGCGGCGGGCGTTCGACGGCGGAGGGCGCCATGTGTAAACTGTGATCGAACCACCATATATAGCTGACAGCGGCGTCTCCCGGCGCGAAACGCGACGCCCCCGCGTATCGGGATGACCGGCGTCGAGACGCCGAAACTCGGCCGAGAAAACGGGGCGAGTTCTGGTCGGCGCTCGGCGGCGCTGAAAACTTTACCAGATTGCGGTCCATAGTCACACACAGCATGGGGGAGAAACGGACGGAAGCCTGCGGCCGCTGTGGCATCAGCTCGGCCGTCGACGCGAGCGACGGGGACGGCGAGCGCGACCCGTTCGGTGACGAGCGCATCGAGGTCGACGAGCGCGATGCCCGCGCGGCGATGCGACTCCAGGTCGCCGCCGGCCGGCTCAAACGACGCCTCGACGAGCTCGCGACCCGGCTGACGTACGGGCGGTGACGGCGCGGTGATGGCGAGTCGACAGTGGCGTTCGACCGCCGGAACCAAACCACGTCGGCACGGCGAGCGGGCGGTCCCTACGCACCGGGGGCAAAGCGTTTAACCGCCCGTGTCCTTAGCGGCTACTCAACGGCATGGAAGAGAGCATCTCCGGGTTCAAGATCCGCGGGGCGTGGGGCGATGTCGTCGAACACGGCGAGCGGATCACCCGGGCGCTGCGCGACGTCGACGCCAACGAGTCCGCGGGCGAGCCGAGCTACCCGGACGCGTTCGCCGAGTGGGACGAGTGGCGACCCAAATCCCACGAGCGCATCGAAGAGGACGTCAGCGAGAAAACGGCCGACCAGGCCAGCGTCAAGGAGGGAAAAGGCGAACAGGCCGGCAAGAACCCCGACGAGGACATCCGCACCGCGGGGGAGAAGCTCAGCGAGTCCTACGAGAAACTCGACGAGGACGACGCCAACGGCGCGGTCGACAAGTGGGGCGAGTCGATCGAGTACGTCGCCCGCGCGGCCGACTCGGCGGGCCGCAAAGCGCTCCGGTCCGTGGAGAACACCGTCTACCAGCGCGTGATGACCCAGCTCGCGCCGTACTACTTCGACAACGAGCTGATCAGCGCGAACCTCCAGCGCTCGACACGCAGCGACGAGGAGGTGTTCGTCTTCGAGGTCAACGTCAACGACGACGAGCTCAAAGAGGAGGTGTCCTCCCGGCTCGCCGAGTACGAGGACGAGATCGACCGCTGGCACGTCGACACCGAGAAGGACACCGACGTCGCCGCGGCCGCGGAAGGCGTCGAACCGCCCGAGGAGGAGACCGACGGTCGATCGAAGCCGTCGTCGAACTGACCCCGGCGACCGCTTCCGCGATGCTTCCCGATAGTTTTATCATCATTTCTCTGAACCATTCGGTATGCGAACGAGCCGGCGGGATCTGCTCGGAAAACTAAGTGCCGCCGGAGCGACGAGCGTCCTGGCGGGCTGTGGCGTGAAAACGACATGCGGCTGCGCTCCGCCGCCGGGGCGCGGCGACGCGATGCTCTGGCACGCGATGAGTGAGTCAAGGACCGAGACGTTCGAGGAGAGCCTCGAAATGTACAACGAGGCGAAAGACGTGAAGATCGTCACCGAAGAAAACGGCGACCTCCGGAGCGCCGTCACGACCAGGTTGGCCGCCGGTGACGGCCCCGAGATGTACCGCTGGACCCAGAACTGGACGGGCGGGCACTGGGAGCGCGATTTCCTGTACGACGCCAGCGACGACCTCAAGGTCGATCCCGCCGATCAGTTCAGTTCGCCCGCGGTCGAGGCGATCACGGTCGGCCCGGACGACGCCGTCGTCGGGCTGCCGGTCGCCAGCCAGACGGTCGGGCTGTTGTACAACGAGGACATGGTCGATGAACCCCCGGAGACGTTCGACGAGATGGAGTCGATCATGCAGGAGCACAACGACCCCACCCAGGGCAAGTTCGGCCTCTCGCACCCGATCGACGCCTACTTCGCCAGCGCCTGGCTGCACGCCTTCGGCGGTTACTACCTCCAAATCGACGAAAACGGCGAGGGAGAAACCGGAGTAGATCTCGACGCGACCAAGCGCGGGATGGAGTTCCTCCGCGACCGCATCTGGCCGTACGTCGCACTGGGTCTGGACCGCGAATCCCAGCGAGACGTGTTCCGGAACGAAAACGCGCCGCTGGCGATCAACGGTCCCTGGGCGATCGGGGCCTTCGAGGACAGCGGCCTCGACGTCGGCGTCGCTCCGTTACCCGCCATCGACGGCCACGCGCCCGCGCCGTACACGGGCACCTCGATGTGGTACTTCTCGGCCCGCATGGCCGACGACGCCGAGCGCCGCGACGCGGCGCTGGAGTACGCCGAGTGGATTTCGACGAGCAGGGAGCGACAGCTGGCGCACGCACGGGCCCACGGCTCGGTTCCGGTAGTCGACTCGATCAGCGACGACAGTCTCGGCGAACAAGTTGCCGGGTTCAAACGCTCCTACGAGAGCGGGATCCCGATACCGAGCCACCGGCGGATGAACGAGGTCTGGGCGCCCGTCGAGGACGCAATCTACGCGGTACTACAGGACAGCGCAGATATCGACTCACGGTTCGACGAAGCCGCCGCGACGATCCGATCGAACTGGCGGCAGTGACGCCGGCGAACTCACGGCGCTCGGTCGGTAGGCACTTGTAGGGGCCGGCGGTAGTACGCCGATAGATGGTCGACGCCGCGACGCTGGCGACGCTTCTGGTTGCGGGGCTGGCGAGTATGTTCATGGCCTGGGCGATCGGCGCCGGCTCCAGCGGGTCGACCCCGTTCGCGCCGGCGGTCGGCGCCAACGCGATTTCGGTGATGCGGGCCGGCTTCTTCGTGGGACTGCTGGGCTTTCTCGGCGCCGTATTGCAGGGCGCGAACGTCTCCGAAGCGGTCGGACGAGAGCTGATCGGCGGCGTCTCGCTGACCCCTACGGCGGCGACGCTCGCGCTGATCATCGCGGCGACGCTGGTCGCGATCGGCGTGTTTACCGGCTATCCCATCGCGACGGCCTTCACCGTCACCGGCGCGGTCGTCGGCGTCGGGCTGGCGATGGGCGGCGATCCCGCGTGGGCGAAGTACCGCGAGATCGGCGCGCTGTGGATCCTGACGCCGTTCGTCGGCGGGGGGATCGCCTACGTGACGGCGAAGACGCTGCGAAACGACTCGTGGGACGAGCAGGCGACGGTACCGGTGCTCGCCGGGCTGGTCGGCGTGATCCTCGCGAACGTCGAGTTCGTCGTGCTCGGCCCGCCGGGCGAGGGCGCCACGATCGCCCAGACGATCGCCGGCCCGCTGCCGCTGTCACCGATCGCCGGGCAGGCCGTCGCGACGCTCGCGCTCGGCGCGTTGTCGGGACTGGCGCTGTATCGCGACCTGCGCGTCGACGCCGACCGCGGACAGCGCCGGTTCCTGCTCGTGATGGGCGGACTCGTTGCGTTCTCCGCGGGCGGGAGTCAGGTCGGACTGGCCGTCGGACCGATGCTCCCGCTGGTCGAACCGCGGGGCGTGCCGGTGACCGCCGCGCTGGTCGGCGGCGGGCTCGGGCTGCTCGTCGGCTCCTGGACGGGCGCGCCGCGGATGATCAAGGCGATCGCGCAGGACTACTCCTCGCTGGGGCCGCGCCGGTCGATCGCCGCGCTGATCCCCTCGTTCGCGATCGCTCAGACCGCCGTCTTCTTCGGCATCCCCGTCTCCTTCAACGAGATCATCGTCAGTTCGATCATCGGCAGCGGCTACGCCGCGGGCGGGGGCGGCGTCAGCGCGAGCAAGATGGGGTACACGGTGTTCGCGTGGATCGCATCGCTCGTCGGCGCGATCGTCGTCGGATACGCGGGATACACCGGCGTTTCGCTGCTGTTCTGAGAGCGCGCCGCAAAGAAAGTAGAAGGGTACTGCCGCTACGACGAGCGCCACGGCGCGACGCCGTCGTCGAGTTCTCCGCCGCAATCCGGACAGGTCGCGCGGTACGATACCGGGTGGACGGTCCGTTCGCACTCGCTACAGCTGTACCGTTCTTTTTGTATACTCACGTTGGTTTCACCTGGATACGACAATGTTCCGGCAGCTATTAATCTTTTTCGTGAACTTTTGTTCATTGTACACCAGTATTACCAGACAGACGCATATACCCAATCTCAACGCTGGCCGAGCTGCCGTGGATAGTTCTCGCACCGGAACGCCGGCGACGACGAGCGAGGGCTATCCCACGGCTACTCATCGGTCGAAGCCGGCAAAAAGGTCGGATCGCCTCAGTTGTCGACCGAC containing:
- a CDS encoding inorganic phosphate transporter; protein product: MVDAATLATLLVAGLASMFMAWAIGAGSSGSTPFAPAVGANAISVMRAGFFVGLLGFLGAVLQGANVSEAVGRELIGGVSLTPTAATLALIIAATLVAIGVFTGYPIATAFTVTGAVVGVGLAMGGDPAWAKYREIGALWILTPFVGGGIAYVTAKTLRNDSWDEQATVPVLAGLVGVILANVEFVVLGPPGEGATIAQTIAGPLPLSPIAGQAVATLALGALSGLALYRDLRVDADRGQRRFLLVMGGLVAFSAGGSQVGLAVGPMLPLVEPRGVPVTAALVGGGLGLLVGSWTGAPRMIKAIAQDYSSLGPRRSIAALIPSFAIAQTAVFFGIPVSFNEIIVSSIIGSGYAAGGGGVSASKMGYTVFAWIASLVGAIVVGYAGYTGVSLLF
- a CDS encoding extracellular solute-binding protein, which codes for MSESRTETFEESLEMYNEAKDVKIVTEENGDLRSAVTTRLAAGDGPEMYRWTQNWTGGHWERDFLYDASDDLKVDPADQFSSPAVEAITVGPDDAVVGLPVASQTVGLLYNEDMVDEPPETFDEMESIMQEHNDPTQGKFGLSHPIDAYFASAWLHAFGGYYLQIDENGEGETGVDLDATKRGMEFLRDRIWPYVALGLDRESQRDVFRNENAPLAINGPWAIGAFEDSGLDVGVAPLPAIDGHAPAPYTGTSMWYFSARMADDAERRDAALEYAEWISTSRERQLAHARAHGSVPVVDSISDDSLGEQVAGFKRSYESGIPIPSHRRMNEVWAPVEDAIYAVLQDSADIDSRFDEAAATIRSNWRQ
- a CDS encoding DUF5828 family protein, with translation MEESISGFKIRGAWGDVVEHGERITRALRDVDANESAGEPSYPDAFAEWDEWRPKSHERIEEDVSEKTADQASVKEGKGEQAGKNPDEDIRTAGEKLSESYEKLDEDDANGAVDKWGESIEYVARAADSAGRKALRSVENTVYQRVMTQLAPYYFDNELISANLQRSTRSDEEVFVFEVNVNDDELKEEVSSRLAEYEDEIDRWHVDTEKDTDVAAAAEGVEPPEEETDGRSKPSSN